The proteins below come from a single Micropterus dolomieu isolate WLL.071019.BEF.003 ecotype Adirondacks linkage group LG05, ASM2129224v1, whole genome shotgun sequence genomic window:
- the sirt5 gene encoding NAD-dependent protein deacylase sirtuin-5, mitochondrial — protein sequence MIVRHFTCRGIINSHLYAHLKRPWGSQDMARPSSDLAAFREIFSKAKDVVIITGAGVSAESGVPTFRGAGGYWRKWEAQKLATPEAFSRNPSRVWEFYHYRREVMLTKNPNPAHLAIAECEERLSKQGRKVTVVTQNIDELHRRAGSKNILEIHGSLFKTRCMSCGHEAANYKSPICAALEGKGAPDPDTNDAQIPVEQLPRCEQNGCHGLLRPAVVWFGETLDSDILTSAEKVLDSCDLCLVVGTSSVVYPAAMFAPQVAARGVPVAEFNMEDTPATMRFKFHFHGPCGTSLPPALARHETEKN from the exons ATGATTGTGCGCCATTTCACCTGTAGAGGCATAATAAACTCTCACCTGTATGCCCACCTGAAAAGGCCCTGGGGCAGCCAAGACATGGCCAGACCCAGTTCAG ACCTAGCAGCCTTCAGGGAGATTTTCTCCAAGGCCAAGGATGTAGTCATCATCACCGGAGCAGGGGTGAGTGCAGAGAGTGGAGTTCCCACCTTCAGAGGAGCAGGAGGCTACTGGAGAAAATGGGAAGCACAG AAACTTGCTACCCCAGAGGCCTTCTCCAGAAATCCTTCCCGTGTTTGGGAGTTTTACCATTATCGCAGAGAGGTCATGCTCACAAAAAATCCCAACCCCGCCCACCTGGCCATTGCTGAGTGTGAGGAGCGACTGAGCAAACAGGGACGTAAGGTGACAGTCGTCACTCAAAATATCGACGAGCTCCACCGCCGCGCCGGATCCAAAAACATCCTGGAAATCCACG GAAGTCTGTTTAAAACACGCTGTATGAGCTGCGGTCATGAAGCAGCAAATTACAAGAGCCCCATCTGTGCTGCTCTGGAGGGCAAAGG AGCTCCAGACCCCGACACAAATGACGCCCAGATCCCTGTTGAGCAGCTGCCCAG gtgtgaGCAGAATGGCTGTCACGGTCTCCTGAGACCAGCTGTGGTTTGGTTTGGAGAGACTCTGGACTCAGACATCCTCACCAGTGCAGAGAAAGTGTTGGACAGCTGTGACCTCTGCCTCGtg GTTGGCACTTCATCCGTTGTGTATCCAGCGGCCATGTTTGCTCCACAGGTGGCAGCCAGAGGAGTCCCTGTGGCCGAATTCAACATGGAAGATACACCAGCCACAATGCGCTTTAA gttccaCTTCCACGGCCCCTGTGGGACCTCGTTACCCCCCGCGCTGGCACGCCATGagactgaaaaaaattaa